ACGAAGAACCTCATCTCCGTGCAGCGTCCGGAAGGTAACGCTATGCATCAGTACGCTCCGCTCGCTCTTGCTGAAGACACGGGTAACGAAGCTAACGCCGGTGACTCCCGCGAAAAGGCTGGCGTCCTTGATGCCGATGGCAATCCGATGTATGCCGACTGGTACGGCGATGACCATCTCTGGATCGTCCTCACTGTCGCTTCCTACCTCAAGGAAACCGGCAAGATGGAACTCCTCAACGAAAAGCAGCCGTTCTACGTTCCTGGCAAGAAGCGTGGCGAACGTCCGGAAGGCACGATTCTCGAACACTTGAAGCGCGCTCTCCAGTTCACTCGTGAACACCTCGGTCAGCACAATTTGCCGCTCCTCGGCTTCGCTGACTGGAACGACTGCATGAACCTCCCGCTCGGTGCTGAATCTACGTTCAACACTGCTTTGTACGCAAAGGCTTTGCTCGAAATGATGGGCATTGAAGAAGCTCTCGGCGACAAGGAAGCCGTTGAAATGTACAAGGGCTGGTACGAAGATGTCAAGAAGGCATTCAACGATAGCGCTTGGGACGGCAAGTGGTGGACTCGTTGGTTTGACAAGGACGGCAACGGTTACGGTGTTTCTTCTGCCAAGTACGGCAAGATTTACTGCAACGGTCAGTCCTGGCCGGTCATCTCCGGCATTGCTTTCGGCGACCGCGCTGTGCAGGGTATGGACAGCTTGAACAAGCTCCTCAACACCAAGTACGGTGTGAAGAGCTCTACTCCGGGTTACCGTGGCTTTGAACCGGCTGTCGGTGGCATCTCCACCTATCCTCCTGGAGCAAAGGAAAACGGCGGTATCTTCCTCCACACGAACCCGTGGGTGATGATCGCCGAAACGATCCTCGGCCGTGGCGATAACGCTTTCCAGTACTACAACCAGATTAATCCGGCTTCCAAGAATGACATCCTCGACGTGTTCGAATCTGAACCGTACTGCTATCCGCAGAACATCCTCGGTGACGAACACAAGCAGTTCGGTATGGGCCGTAACGCATGGCTCTCCGGTACTTCTACTTGGACGTACCAGGCTGCAACGCAGTTCATCCTCGGTATCCGCGCAAGCTTCACCGGTCTCGTCGTTGATCCTTGCATCCCGAGCGCATGGGATGGCTTCGAAGCTACCCGTAAGTTCCGTGGTGCTACCTACCAGATCTCCGTGAAGAACCCGGATCACATCTGCAAGGGTGTCGCAAAGATGGTCGTTGACGGTCAGGAAATTGATTCCAACGTCGCCCCGATCTTTACGAAGGGTGTGCACAAGGTCGAAGTCACCTTGGGTTAAGAAACTCATATAGCCGTCGCGATAGTTCGTCAATCTCGCCCTCACGTAGGAAACTACGCTACGGGCGATCTTTCCTGCTCTCGCTAGGCTCTCTGCGTTTCTTGAAACGATAATTCGGTTCTAATCCAAATTTGGGATTTAAGGTCCGCTTCTTGTGAAGCGGACTTTTTGTTTAAGTAATACCTTTTTAGGTTATATTTAACATCATGAATTATATGTTATTGAAAGTTTTGTTGGGCTTGGCTGTTTTATTTTTTACGGTTGGCTGTGCAACGCATCCGCCTTCAGCGGTTGCTTTCATGACAACCAAAAAGCAGACAACATCTCAAGATACTCTTAAAACAAATGTTCAAGCAGGAATTAGTCTTTTAACGTTGGGCTCGATAAATGTCGAACAAACAAACAACAACCATAGTCTCAATGACGAACTGAATGCAGCTTTTACTATACAAGCAAGTTTAAGATATGGTTATCTGGCTTATGGTTTTGGGTTTCAAATGCAATGTCCTTTTGGATACGTCGGTTTTGCATCCGAGCACTTTGGAACAATGCTTTGGTCCAATATATTCCCTCTATTGTCTCTTTTTGAATGGATGGGGGATAAAAATTCCAATATATTCAGCGAAAAATTTGGTTTCGGAGCGAGCGTCATTGAGCAAATCAAATTGGGCAAAGAAAGAACTTTAGGATTGACCCAACATTTTTCAAGAACTCTTGCTCCATTTACGGAGTATCGGGGTGTTTACCCATCAAGCCGTTTCGGTAGTTCATACTACTATGAATTTGGCGGAGGGGTGTACTTTTCATTCCCATTAAGCAATCAAACTGTAGGCATAGAAACTCGCTATAGTCGAAATTACACCTATAAGGCAGACCAATTGTCACTAATGGTGGATTTTATAATTTAATCCAAATTCGGAATTTTAGACGCCAGTCTCTCACGAGGCTGGTGTTTTTTATAAAAAATTCCATTGCTTTGCAATGGAATTGTGAATTTATACTTAAAGAAGTTTTATCCCGAAATTCGCATGTAGACGCAAAGTACACGGCTCACGGTATAGCCGGACTTGAGGAGCGATTTAAGCATGGGGACCACGTTGATGGTGCAAATCAAATCGCTATCGTCAAATTTGCCCTTCCAGCTTTTGGGCGAGCCGTTGTCAAAAACGTCCTTGATCATGGAATCGTAATAGGGGAGGAACTTGACGGAGATGACATCTTTCAAAGATTGATTGACAACTTCGTCTGTTTTGGCAAATCCAGAGTCTGTGGCAAAGGCGTTGTTGCATCCAAGAATGGTAAAGTTGCGGTCGACCCAGAAAATACCGATGTTCGGGAAATTGAATAGTGAATTTATTAGAGATTCTTCAATGCCGCTCTTCATGAGGAACGGAATTTCAGGTGAGGTTTCGACGCGGCGGGCAGAACCCATCATCACGATGCGGTCTTCGTCATCAGGGGCGAGGTGACCGCGGAAGTCGTACCACACGAGGTTCTTTTCACTGTTCCAGCAACGGATTTTGAGAGTGCCGAATCGTGCGTTTTCGTTGGCAAGGCGGTTGAGCTGGCTCAGTTCGTCAAGCAGGTGCCCTTTGTCATCATAAGCGGCTTCGCCACCAGCTTTCATCATGCATTCGTTCATCACACGTTCGAGCAACTTGAAGTCATCTTCTGGCATGAGCGATTCAATATCGACAACACCGCCAGAACGGGGTACGTCGCGGTAGTCATCGTCCATCATTGGCGTGAGCAAAAAGAGCTGGCGGCTTTCAAAATCGAATTTCCACAGGAAGTCGCCGGTATTGCGGAGCAAAGATTTGAGCTTTGTTTCGGCTTCATCCAGGCGATGCTGGTTTTCAACGGTGTTTGAAATGTTTTTAATCAAGCAAATATAACGCGATTCGTCCATTGAAAGGCGCTTGTGTTGGCATCGCATTTCAAACCAAAGCATCGTACCGTCGTCGCGTTTGTACGAGAACATGAAAGGCATTTCGGGGTGCTTATCAATATCGTCAAAGTACAATTTTAGGCGAGCCCAGTCTTTGGGTGGCAGAATGTCTCGGAATAGGCGGTCCTTGCTCAAGTTGTCAAAGAGCGGGTCTGACATGAACTGCGGAAGCGAACTGATAAATTCGAATTTGTCAGACAGTACAACGATGAACTCACCAAGGTTGCCCGAGAAAAGCGTATAAAGCCTTTGCCTTTTCCAATAATCGAGCAACAGCAAAATGGTGACAATCAATAAAAGTAAGAGCACGGTGCAGACATAGCACCAGCCCACAGACCAGTCAATAGAGTTCATCATACGTTTATAAGATAATCAATTTTACAGGGATGGGGCAATAGAGCAAAGAAAAAAGCCTGCTCGTAAAGCAGGCTTGCAATTTTTAAAAAAGGAGATTCCCGCTCAAGGCGGGAATGACACGTTTACTCAGCGAAGTATTCCTTCGCCTTGGCGATGACGTCTTCGACCTTGACCATGGTGAACTGCTTTTCGTTGCGGAACTTCCATTCAACTTCGCCGTTTGCGAGGCCCTTCTTGCCGATGGCGATACGCACCGGAGAACCCCAGAGGTCAGCGTCCTTGAACTTCACGCCCGGACGTTCGTCGCGGTCGTCCACGAGCACGTCAATGCCTGCGGCTTCGAGTTCCTTTTCGAACTTTTCAGCGAGTTCCATGAGTTCGGCTTCCTTGCCGATGGGGACGATTTCCACCTGGAACGGAGCGATGGACTTGGGCCAAATCGGTCCGAAGTCATCGTGGCTGTTTTCCACGACGGATGCCATCAAGCGGCCCACGCCGATGCCGTAGCAGCCCATGATCGCCGGAGCAGTCGTCTTTTCGGCGGTGAGGAACTTGGCGCCCATGGATTCAGAGAACTTGGTACCGAGCTTGAAGATGTTACCCATTTCGATACCGCGGGTTTCCGTGAGGAGTTCACCGCAGCAGGGGCACTTGCAGACTTCGGAAGCTTCGGCAATGTCGGCCACTTCGAATTTCGGGAAGTCGCGCTTCGGGTTGCAATGCTTGAAGT
This is a stretch of genomic DNA from Fibrobacter sp. UWB13. It encodes these proteins:
- a CDS encoding PAS domain-containing protein; the protein is MMNSIDWSVGWCYVCTVLLLLLIVTILLLLDYWKRQRLYTLFSGNLGEFIVVLSDKFEFISSLPQFMSDPLFDNLSKDRLFRDILPPKDWARLKLYFDDIDKHPEMPFMFSYKRDDGTMLWFEMRCQHKRLSMDESRYICLIKNISNTVENQHRLDEAETKLKSLLRNTGDFLWKFDFESRQLFLLTPMMDDDYRDVPRSGGVVDIESLMPEDDFKLLERVMNECMMKAGGEAAYDDKGHLLDELSQLNRLANENARFGTLKIRCWNSEKNLVWYDFRGHLAPDDEDRIVMMGSARRVETSPEIPFLMKSGIEESLINSLFNFPNIGIFWVDRNFTILGCNNAFATDSGFAKTDEVVNQSLKDVISVKFLPYYDSMIKDVFDNGSPKSWKGKFDDSDLICTINVVPMLKSLLKSGYTVSRVLCVYMRISG
- a CDS encoding glycosyl transferase — its product is MATKTVKKSAAKKAPAKKTAKVAAPKYGYFDDAAKEYVLTTPATPIKWCNYVGTLNFGGIVDTTGGTLVCKGDPALNRITKYIAQMPCSDFKASTIYIRIKDGKSYKIFSPFYVPTLTKMDKWECHVGLSYMRWIAEAFGLRVQVTIFVPTGSNTLLQDIQVTNIAGGAKEVDIIPVYEFSHFEAEKQLTNADWVPQTMTLKGHWEKDGHVVLEQYAYMKRDYAVNYVTADCKVGSFDGDRRVFLGHNEMGSWANPLSLQNKELANSECDRGDNIAALMIHAGKIAAKKTFRTCTQLGQEQSLKVAAKAIKKYRDLKNVDKAFEELAKFWENYLSTIQVKTPDASFNTMVNVHNPRQCHTTKNWSRYLSLYQLGYGTSRGIGYRDSTQDLMGVMSHMPEEALVLTKNLISVQRPEGNAMHQYAPLALAEDTGNEANAGDSREKAGVLDADGNPMYADWYGDDHLWIVLTVASYLKETGKMELLNEKQPFYVPGKKRGERPEGTILEHLKRALQFTREHLGQHNLPLLGFADWNDCMNLPLGAESTFNTALYAKALLEMMGIEEALGDKEAVEMYKGWYEDVKKAFNDSAWDGKWWTRWFDKDGNGYGVSSAKYGKIYCNGQSWPVISGIAFGDRAVQGMDSLNKLLNTKYGVKSSTPGYRGFEPAVGGISTYPPGAKENGGIFLHTNPWVMIAETILGRGDNAFQYYNQINPASKNDILDVFESEPYCYPQNILGDEHKQFGMGRNAWLSGTSTWTYQAATQFILGIRASFTGLVVDPCIPSAWDGFEATRKFRGATYQISVKNPDHICKGVAKMVVDGQEIDSNVAPIFTKGVHKVEVTLG